AGCGGCGCGGATTTCGTCGACCACTGCGCCAAAGAGCTACCCATCCGCACCCTCTCGGACATGATGGGAATTCCGGAATCCGAGCGCGAGCGCATGGCGCACGCCACCGACGCCCTGGTCTCGTGGGCCGACCCGGAATTCCTCAACGGACGCCCGGCGATGGAAGTCCTGGTCGAAAACCAGCTGTATCTCCACCAGGTCGTCGGCGCCCTGGCCACCGAACGCCGCGAGCACCCGGGCGACGACCTGATCAGCAGCCTGGTGACCGCCGAAGTCGACGGCGACCGCCTGGAAGACGCGGAGGTGGCGGCGTTCTTCGTGCTGCTCTCGGTGGCGGGAAACGACACCACCCGCCAGACCATCAGCCACACCCTGAAGGCGCTCACCGACTTTCCCGACGAAAGGACTGGCTGCTCGACGATTTCGACAACCGGATCGGCACCTCCATCGAGGAGTTCATTCGGTGGGCGACCCCGGTCATGACCTTCCGCCGCACGGCGGCAACGGATATCGAGCTGGGCGGTCAGACCATTCTGGCGGGGGAGAAGGTGGTGATGTTCTACCCGTCCGGCAACTGGGACACCGACGCGTTCGACCGCCCCGAACGGCTGAACCTGGCGCGCGACCCTAACCCGCACGTCGGTTTCGGCGGTGGCGGGCTGCACTTCTGCCTCGGGGCGCACGTCGCCCGCGCAGCTGCGGGCCATCTTCCACGAGCTGTTTCGTCAGCTGCCTGGCATCCAGTCGGCCGAGCCGACGTATCTGGCGGGCAATTTCGTGCACGCCGTGCGCAGCATGCCGTGCACCTTCTAATGCGTTGCCAGCGGTGATAACTCGTCGGCGAGCAGCGCAAGCAGTTCGGAGCACCCGCCGTCGACCTTGACGGTGGCCGCGTCGTCACCACGGGTGCGCCCGCGGTTGATGATGGCGATCGGGATGCCCAGGGCGACCGCGTGCCGCACGAACCGATAGCCGGAGAACACCGTGAGCGACGACCCGGCGACCAGCAGCGCGTCGGCCTGGTCGACCATGCTGTACGACTGCGCCACAACGTCTTTCGCAACGCTGTCACCGAAATAGACGATGTCGGGTTTGAGCATGCCGGCGCAGCGCACGCAGTCGAGGTAGCGGAACGACGCGGTGTCGGCGACGACGGCGTCGGCATCGGGAGCCACCGCCAGCCCACCGATCGCCTCGGCGCGCTCGATGAATCCGGGGTTGAGCGCCTCCAGCTGTTCGGCCAGCGCGGCGCGGCTCATGGTGTGGCCGCAGCTCAGGCAGATCACCCGCGCGTAGGTGCCGTGCAGGTCGATGACGTTGCGGCTGCCGGCCTTGGTGTGCAGCAGGTCGACGTTCTGGGTGATGACGCCGGTGACCACGGCCGCGTCCTCGAGCGCGGCCAGCGCGCGATGGCCCGCGTTGGGCAGGGTGTCGTCCATGTGCCGCCAACCGACGTGGTTGCGGGCCCAGTACCGTTGCCGAAACGCCGCATCACCGGTGAACTGTTGGATGGTCATGGGATTGCTGGGCGGTGAGTCGGGCCCGCGGTAATCGGGGATGCCCGAATCGGTGGAGATGCCCGCGCCCGTCAGCACCGCGATCCGGCGCCCGGCCAGCAGCGTGACCAGCTCCGGGGATTCTGCGCGGGCGACGGTCACCTGCCCAGGGTACGGATCACGCCGGGTCCAGGCAGTCCGCCGCGGTCGTGAGCTCGGCGGACATGTTTTGCTCCATCATCTTGCAGGCCGCCGCGCCCAGGTCGGGGTCGATGTGGGCGACCGCATCGGTGGGGATCACGACGGGGAAGTGCCGCACGTAGGCGTCCAGGGCGGTGTAGAGGATGCACTGCTCGGTGACCTGCCCGGTGATGATCAACCGCTTGGTGTCCAGCCGGCCGAGCAGGTACGCCAGCGCCGTGGAATAGAAGGCGCTGTGGCGGACCTTCGTCATCAGCCGGCTGCGTTCCGCGGGGGCGATCGGCTTCACCAGATCGGGCCGCGCGCCGTCGAGCGCCGAGCGGACGATTCCGGAGAACTCGGCGGTGAAATCGCCGTAGTTGTCGTTGACGTAGATCAGGTCGACCTTGTCGGATGCGCGTGCCCGCCGGACCAAATCGGTCAAAGGCTCGATGATCTTCTCGACATTGGGTATTAGATCTTCAGCGTCGGGATGTTGATAGGTATTCATCATGTCGACGACCAGGACCGCAGTGTCGCTCATGGCGTTGGGGATACCCGGCGGAGTGGAGTTGACACCCCCGAGGCGACAATGGAAGGGCGATGGACTTTTACAACGCTTACAGCCAGGGCTTTGCCCGCGTCGCCGCGTGCACGCACCACACGGTCATCGGTGACCCCGCGGCGAACGCCGAGTCGGTCCTGCGGATGGCCCGGGAGTGCCACGACGACGGCGTAGCGCTGGCCGTTTTCCCGGAACTGACGCTGTCCGGGTACTCCATCGAAGACATCGTCCTGCAAGACCTGCTGCTCGACGATGTC
The sequence above is drawn from the Mycobacterium marseillense genome and encodes:
- a CDS encoding cysteine hydrolase family protein, which codes for MSDTAVLVVDMMNTYQHPDAEDLIPNVEKIIEPLTDLVRRARASDKVDLIYVNDNYGDFTAEFSGIVRSALDGARPDLVKPIAPAERSRLMTKVRHSAFYSTALAYLLGRLDTKRLIITGQVTEQCILYTALDAYVRHFPVVIPTDAVAHIDPDLGAAACKMMEQNMSAELTTAADCLDPA
- a CDS encoding SIR2 family NAD-dependent protein deacylase, whose protein sequence is MTVARAESPELVTLLAGRRIAVLTGAGISTDSGIPDYRGPDSPPSNPMTIQQFTGDAAFRQRYWARNHVGWRHMDDTLPNAGHRALAALEDAAVVTGVITQNVDLLHTKAGSRNVIDLHGTYARVICLSCGHTMSRAALAEQLEALNPGFIERAEAIGGLAVAPDADAVVADTASFRYLDCVRCAGMLKPDIVYFGDSVAKDVVAQSYSMVDQADALLVAGSSLTVFSGYRFVRHAVALGIPIAIINRGRTRGDDAATVKVDGGCSELLALLADELSPLATH